One region of Paenibacillus antri genomic DNA includes:
- a CDS encoding ABC-F family ATP-binding cassette domain-containing protein, whose translation MITVSNVTLRFGKRALFEDVNIKFTPGNCYGLIGANGAGKSTFLKILSGEVEQSSGEVHIQPGERMAVLKQNHYEYDEHQVLQTVIMGHKKLYEIMEEKNAIYAKPDFSDEDGMRAAELEGEFGELNGWEAEAEAAELLIGLGIGTEYHDRQMAELDGNLKVRVLLAQALFGQPNILLLDEPTNHLDIESIRWLINFLGKFNGTVIVVSHDRHFLNEVCTHIADIDFGKISVYVGNYDFWYESSQLALKLQREANKKKEDKIKDLQEFIQRFSANKSKSKQATSRKKLLDKISLDDIKPSNRKYPFINFKGEREAGKQMLQIQGLSKTIDGEKVLDNLNLMINTGDKIAFVGPNSLPKTTLFQIIVGELEADAGEYSWGITTSQAYFPKDNSKYFDGVDLNLVDWLRQYSKDQDESFVRGFLGRMLFSGDEALKKASVLSGGEKVRCMLSRMMLGGGNVLILDEPTNHLDLESITALNNGLVDFDGTILFTSHDHQFVNTIANRIIEITPNGIIDKQMTYDEYLENEDVKRQREKLYAEA comes from the coding sequence ATGATCACTGTATCCAACGTTACGCTCCGATTCGGCAAGCGGGCGCTGTTCGAAGACGTCAACATCAAATTCACCCCGGGCAACTGTTACGGCCTCATCGGCGCGAACGGCGCGGGGAAATCGACGTTCCTTAAGATTCTCTCCGGCGAAGTCGAGCAATCGAGCGGCGAGGTTCATATTCAGCCCGGCGAGCGGATGGCGGTTCTGAAGCAGAACCACTACGAATACGACGAGCATCAAGTGCTGCAGACGGTAATTATGGGCCATAAGAAGCTGTACGAGATTATGGAAGAGAAGAATGCGATCTACGCGAAGCCGGACTTCTCCGACGAAGACGGCATGCGCGCGGCCGAGCTCGAGGGCGAGTTCGGCGAACTGAACGGCTGGGAAGCCGAAGCGGAAGCGGCGGAGCTGCTCATCGGCCTCGGCATCGGCACGGAGTATCATGACCGGCAGATGGCGGAGCTCGACGGCAACCTGAAGGTGCGGGTGCTGCTCGCGCAGGCGTTGTTCGGTCAGCCGAACATTCTGCTGCTCGACGAGCCGACCAACCATCTCGACATCGAGTCGATCCGTTGGCTGATCAACTTCCTCGGTAAGTTCAACGGCACCGTCATCGTCGTCTCCCACGATCGTCACTTCCTGAACGAAGTATGTACGCACATCGCGGACATCGACTTCGGCAAAATCTCGGTGTACGTGGGTAACTACGACTTCTGGTACGAGTCCAGCCAGCTGGCGTTGAAGCTGCAGCGCGAAGCCAATAAGAAGAAGGAAGACAAGATCAAGGACCTGCAGGAGTTCATCCAGCGGTTCTCGGCGAACAAGTCGAAGTCGAAGCAGGCGACGAGCCGGAAGAAGCTGCTCGATAAGATCTCCCTCGACGACATCAAGCCGTCCAACCGGAAGTATCCGTTCATTAACTTCAAGGGCGAGCGCGAGGCCGGCAAGCAGATGCTGCAGATTCAAGGCCTCTCGAAGACGATCGACGGCGAGAAGGTGCTCGACAACCTGAACCTGATGATCAACACCGGCGATAAGATCGCGTTCGTCGGTCCGAACTCCCTGCCGAAGACGACGTTGTTCCAAATCATCGTCGGCGAGCTGGAGGCGGACGCGGGCGAATACAGCTGGGGCATTACGACGTCCCAGGCATATTTTCCGAAAGACAACTCGAAATATTTCGACGGCGTCGATCTGAACCTCGTCGATTGGTTGCGTCAATACTCGAAGGATCAAGACGAATCGTTCGTGCGCGGCTTCCTCGGGCGGATGCTGTTCTCCGGCGACGAAGCGCTGAAGAAAGCGAGCGTCTTGTCCGGGGGCGAGAAGGTGCGCTGCATGCTCTCCCGCATGATGCTGGGCGGCGGCAACGTGCTCATCCTCGACGAGCCGACGAACCATCTCGACCTCGAGTCGATCACCGCGCTGAACAACGGGCTCGTCGACTTCGACGGCACGATCCTCTTCACGTCGCACGACCATCAGTTCGTCAATACGATCGCGAATCGCATTATCGAGATTACGCCGAACGGGATTATTGATAAACAGATGACTTATGACGAATACTTGGAAAACGAGGACGTAAAACGCCAACGCGAAAAGTTGTACGCGGAAGCGTAA
- the coxB gene encoding cytochrome c oxidase subunit II, whose amino-acid sequence MLKSLRGKAGLSLFVALALLLTGCAEQASPLNPKGTQALEQLNLMILSIVIMVIVVVVVFAISIYVLVKFRARKGDNHIPKQVEGNHKLEIIWTVIPIILLAILVVPTVGYTFKHDQNLSADPDAIKVQVVAHQFWWEFNYPELGIYSSQEVVMPVGKNVSFELTSADVVHSFWIPALGGKKDTNPGLTSYMHLTPTEVGVYKGKCAELCGPSHALMDFKAVVVTEEEFAAWVADMQEAPSVAAEDVSAGEEVFKNNCIQCHAIQPDAKSPVAPHLNGFAERGNVAGILQNTEENIKAWIADPDGEKPGTLMPKVGLTEEEIDQVTQYLLQLK is encoded by the coding sequence ATGCTGAAGTCGTTAAGAGGGAAGGCAGGCCTTTCCTTGTTCGTCGCGCTGGCGCTGCTGCTTACGGGTTGCGCTGAGCAAGCGTCTCCGCTCAACCCGAAAGGGACGCAAGCGCTCGAGCAGCTGAATCTCATGATTTTGTCGATCGTCATCATGGTTATCGTCGTCGTGGTCGTATTCGCGATTTCGATTTACGTGCTCGTCAAGTTTCGCGCGCGCAAAGGCGACAACCATATCCCGAAGCAAGTCGAAGGCAATCACAAGCTCGAGATCATCTGGACGGTCATCCCGATCATCCTGCTCGCCATCTTGGTCGTGCCTACGGTCGGGTACACGTTCAAGCACGATCAGAACTTGTCGGCCGATCCCGACGCGATCAAGGTGCAGGTCGTCGCTCACCAATTCTGGTGGGAATTCAACTATCCGGAACTCGGCATCTACTCCTCGCAAGAGGTCGTCATGCCGGTCGGCAAGAACGTCTCCTTCGAGCTGACGTCCGCGGACGTCGTTCACTCGTTCTGGATTCCGGCGCTCGGCGGGAAGAAGGACACGAACCCTGGATTAACGAGCTACATGCATCTGACCCCGACGGAAGTCGGCGTGTACAAGGGCAAGTGCGCCGAGCTTTGCGGTCCTTCGCACGCGTTGATGGACTTTAAAGCCGTCGTCGTGACGGAAGAAGAGTTCGCCGCATGGGTGGCGGACATGCAGGAAGCGCCTTCGGTCGCGGCGGAAGACGTCTCGGCGGGCGAAGAAGTGTTCAAGAACAACTGCATTCAGTGCCACGCGATTCAACCGGACGCGAAGAGCCCCGTCGCTCCTCATCTGAACGGCTTCGCGGAGCGCGGCAACGTTGCGGGCATTCTGCAAAATACGGAAGAAAACATTAAGGCTTGGATTGCGGATCCGGACGGAGAGAAGCCGGGCACGTTGATGCCGAAGGTCGGCCTGACGGAAGAAGAGATCGATCAAGTGACGCAATACTTGCTTCAATTGAAATAA
- the ctaD gene encoding cytochrome c oxidase subunit I: MDWLTTVDHKKIGILYLLAGAFFFVIGGIEALLIRLQLIGPQQEFLDAQTFNEMITMHGTTMIFLAAMPIIFGFMNAIVPLQIGARDVAFPFVNALGFWTFFVGGVLLNLSWIVGDVPDAGWTAYVPLSGEQFSMHRGLDFYLMGLQIAGIGTLVGGINFLVTIINMRAPGMGFMRMPMFTWTAFITSAMILFAFPALAVGLILLTFDRLFGGNIFDPNMGGNVVLWQHIFWIFGHPEVYILVLPAFGIISEVIPTFSRKRLFGYSAMVFATVLIGFLGFMVWVHHMFTTGMGPVANALFAVATMLIAIPTGIKIFNWLFTMWGGRIQFTTANLFAIGFVPTFVMGGVTGVMLAVPPADWQFHDSYFVVAHFHYVIVGGIVFGLLSGLFYWWPKMTGRFLNETLGKVTFWTFFTGFHLTFFIQHIVGLLGMPRRVFTYLGENENPGWTWMNQLSTIGAFVMAFAVIVLLINIVTSMTKPKTAKGDAWGDGRTLEWTIPSPAPEYNFKQTPITRGIDAWWKEKMAGNTEMTPAEPVGPIHMPSPSILPLFMSIGLGIAAVGFMYSEEWNGYYVAIAGLVITFFCMFLRSVYDDHGFHIDPKDDKGVGA; this comes from the coding sequence ATGGATTGGTTGACGACCGTCGACCATAAGAAAATCGGGATCCTGTATTTGCTCGCCGGTGCGTTCTTCTTCGTGATCGGCGGGATCGAAGCCCTTCTTATTCGGCTTCAATTGATCGGTCCGCAGCAAGAGTTCTTGGACGCGCAGACCTTTAACGAAATGATTACGATGCACGGCACGACGATGATCTTCCTTGCGGCGATGCCGATCATCTTCGGCTTCATGAACGCGATCGTGCCGCTGCAGATCGGCGCGCGCGACGTCGCGTTCCCGTTCGTCAACGCGCTCGGCTTCTGGACGTTCTTCGTCGGCGGCGTGCTGCTCAACCTGAGCTGGATCGTCGGCGACGTGCCGGACGCGGGATGGACGGCGTACGTGCCGCTCTCGGGCGAACAGTTCAGTATGCACCGAGGTCTAGACTTCTACTTAATGGGTCTGCAGATCGCGGGGATCGGGACGCTCGTCGGGGGCATCAACTTCCTCGTCACGATCATCAATATGAGAGCGCCGGGCATGGGCTTCATGAGAATGCCGATGTTCACCTGGACGGCGTTCATTACGTCCGCGATGATTTTGTTCGCGTTCCCTGCACTCGCGGTAGGCCTGATTCTCTTGACGTTCGACCGCCTGTTCGGCGGTAATATTTTCGATCCGAATATGGGCGGCAACGTTGTGTTGTGGCAGCACATCTTCTGGATTTTCGGGCATCCTGAAGTATATATCCTCGTGCTTCCGGCGTTCGGGATCATCTCCGAGGTCATTCCGACGTTCTCGCGCAAGCGGTTGTTCGGTTACAGCGCGATGGTATTCGCGACGGTGCTTATCGGCTTCTTGGGCTTCATGGTTTGGGTTCACCACATGTTCACGACGGGCATGGGTCCGGTCGCGAACGCGTTGTTCGCGGTAGCGACGATGCTCATCGCGATCCCGACCGGTATCAAGATTTTCAACTGGCTGTTTACGATGTGGGGCGGCCGCATTCAATTCACGACCGCGAATCTGTTCGCGATCGGCTTCGTGCCGACGTTCGTTATGGGCGGCGTCACGGGCGTCATGCTGGCGGTTCCGCCGGCGGACTGGCAGTTCCATGACAGCTACTTCGTCGTCGCGCACTTCCACTACGTTATCGTAGGCGGCATCGTGTTCGGCTTGCTGTCCGGCCTGTTCTACTGGTGGCCGAAGATGACGGGACGGTTCTTGAACGAGACGCTCGGGAAAGTCACGTTCTGGACGTTCTTCACCGGCTTCCATCTGACGTTCTTCATCCAACATATCGTCGGACTTCTCGGCATGCCGCGACGCGTCTTCACGTATCTCGGCGAGAACGAAAACCCGGGCTGGACGTGGATGAACCAATTGTCGACGATCGGCGCATTCGTGATGGCGTTCGCCGTCATCGTCTTGCTGATCAACATCGTCACTTCGATGACGAAGCCGAAGACGGCGAAGGGCGACGCTTGGGGCGACGGCCGGACGCTCGAGTGGACGATTCCGTCCCCGGCGCCGGAATACAACTTCAAGCAAACGCCGATCACGCGCGGCATCGACGCATGGTGGAAAGAAAAGATGGCGGGCAACACCGAGATGACGCCGGCGGAACCGGTCGGTCCGATTCACATGCCGTCGCCTTCGATCCTGCCGTTGTTCATGTCGATCGGCTTGGGCATCGCAGCCGTAGGCTTTATGTACAGCGAGGAATGGAACGGCTATTACGTAGCGATCGCAGGTCTCGTGATCACGTTCTTCTGCATGTTCCTTCGCTCCGTTTACGACGATCACGGGTTCCATATCGACCCGAAGGATGACAAGGGGGTAGGGGCATGA
- a CDS encoding cytochrome (ubi)quinol oxidase subunit III — MSGVTHVDPHAHGVSGELPHEPERATLEGRNKLLGFWLFLGGECVLFGTLFATFMALRHNTMGGPDGAHLFDLVLVAWATFILLTSSLTSVFAIQAMHAKKVPQIMLWLGVTVLLGLGFLGLEIYEFFHYVHEGHQFNSSAFGTSFYSLVGFHGAHVAFGVLWITLLIFQLARKGLTTVTAPKVYVASLYWHFIDVVWVFIFTIVYLMGKMG, encoded by the coding sequence ATGAGCGGCGTAACTCACGTGGATCCGCACGCGCACGGCGTCTCCGGCGAGCTGCCTCACGAGCCGGAACGCGCGACGCTGGAAGGCCGTAATAAGCTTCTTGGATTTTGGTTGTTCTTAGGCGGCGAATGCGTCCTGTTCGGTACGCTGTTCGCGACGTTCATGGCGCTTCGCCACAATACGATGGGCGGTCCGGACGGGGCGCATCTGTTCGACCTCGTCTTGGTCGCTTGGGCGACGTTCATCCTGCTCACGAGCTCGCTGACTAGCGTGTTCGCGATTCAGGCGATGCACGCGAAGAAGGTGCCGCAGATCATGCTGTGGCTCGGCGTGACGGTCCTTCTCGGCCTGGGCTTCTTGGGCCTCGAGATTTACGAGTTCTTCCATTACGTACATGAAGGCCACCAGTTCAACTCGAGCGCCTTCGGTACTTCGTTCTACTCGCTCGTCGGCTTCCACGGCGCGCACGTCGCGTTCGGGGTGCTCTGGATTACGCTGTTGATTTTCCAACTAGCGAGGAAAGGCCTCACGACGGTAACGGCGCCGAAGGTGTACGTAGCATCGCTGTACTGGCACTTTATCGACGTCGTGTGGGTGTTCATTTTCACGATCGTCTATCTTATGGGAAAGATGGGGTGA
- a CDS encoding cytochrome C oxidase subunit IV family protein — MADHTLHNGSTSNARRKVRHEGPRNHLLAFALSILLTGVAFLAVAYSLVGEETHVEPWFVQIFIITLAIFQAVIQLGFWMHMKDKGHSFPILGIAFGFFVALTCAAAGLLWSWW; from the coding sequence ATGGCCGATCATACGCTTCATAACGGGTCGACGTCGAACGCTCGACGGAAAGTTCGCCACGAAGGTCCCAGAAACCATCTGCTCGCGTTCGCGCTTTCGATTCTGCTGACGGGCGTCGCCTTCTTGGCGGTCGCGTATTCCTTGGTCGGGGAAGAAACGCATGTCGAGCCGTGGTTCGTACAAATTTTCATCATCACGTTGGCGATTTTCCAAGCCGTCATTCAGTTGGGCTTCTGGATGCACATGAAGGATAAGGGGCATTCGTTCCCGATTCTCGGCATCGCCTTCGGATTTTTCGTCGCGCTGACGTGCGCGGCGGCGGGACTTCTCTGGTCTTGGTGGTAG
- the ctaG gene encoding cytochrome c oxidase assembly factor CtaG, with protein MFGLVGISWTSMWSPVTLAAFVALALIYLYITGPGRARFADSTPVPAAKKAWFVGGLAFLYVAFGSPIDLLGHMMFTFHMISMSFAYLVAAPMLLAGTPEWLLRPIGRIPGIKGLKFLVNPIFTLLFFNIAFSIYHVPLVHDFVMLNFAVHTAYYVLLMLAALLMWFPVICPVSSLDKLEGFRKMGYIFANSVLLTPACALIIFSGTAMYVTYTDPMMWATAMGYCVPQGATALLEMFSGPQALGWMDALVDQRTGGVLMKIFQEIVYGSILVYVFRQWYRKENPKAKNDDDSLDPTPAYFEMLRAQSEPAK; from the coding sequence ATGTTCGGTTTGGTCGGAATCAGTTGGACTTCGATGTGGAGTCCGGTCACGTTGGCGGCGTTCGTCGCGTTGGCCCTAATCTATTTGTACATTACGGGTCCGGGTCGCGCGCGGTTCGCCGATTCGACTCCCGTGCCCGCGGCGAAGAAAGCCTGGTTCGTCGGCGGGTTGGCGTTCCTATACGTTGCGTTCGGCAGTCCGATCGATCTGCTCGGGCACATGATGTTCACGTTCCACATGATCAGCATGTCGTTCGCCTACCTCGTCGCGGCTCCGATGCTGCTGGCGGGTACGCCGGAATGGCTGCTGCGGCCGATCGGCCGCATTCCGGGGATCAAGGGTTTGAAATTCCTTGTGAATCCGATCTTTACGCTGTTGTTCTTTAACATCGCGTTCTCGATCTATCACGTTCCGTTGGTCCATGACTTCGTCATGTTGAACTTCGCCGTCCATACGGCGTATTACGTGCTGCTGATGCTCGCCGCGCTGCTGATGTGGTTCCCGGTCATCTGCCCGGTCTCCTCGTTAGATAAGCTCGAAGGGTTCCGGAAGATGGGATACATTTTCGCGAACAGCGTCCTGCTGACGCCGGCGTGCGCGTTGATCATTTTCTCGGGTACGGCAATGTATGTCACTTACACGGATCCGATGATGTGGGCGACCGCGATGGGGTACTGCGTACCGCAAGGGGCGACGGCGCTGCTCGAGATGTTCAGCGGCCCGCAAGCGCTCGGGTGGATGGACGCGCTCGTGGACCAGCGGACCGGCGGCGTGCTGATGAAGATTTTCCAAGAGATCGTGTACGGCTCGATCTTGGTGTATGTGTTCCGGCAATGGTATCGGAAGGAAAATCCGAAGGCGAAGAACGACGACGATTCGCTCGATCCGACGCCGGCTTATTTCGAGATGCTGCGCGCGCAGTCGGAGCCCGCGAAGTAG
- a CDS encoding aldo/keto reductase produces MERRKFGSTDMEVSILGFGGAEIGFEGADAATVERLLGSALDAGLNMLDTAECYKDSEELIGKTIAHRRNEYYLFTKCGHASGLEGNDWDPKMLAASIDRSLKRLKTDYVDVVHLHSCNEETLRQGDVIDVLKRAKEQGKTRYIGYSGDHKAALYAVECGAFDSLETSINIADQEAIELTLPKARERGMGVIAKRPIANASWKYYSFPSVQYHQAYWERLQKLQYDFLKAPMQEVVSTALRFTLAQQGVCTAIVGTAKPDRWVENATLVAQGRLPEETVQAIRRRWSEVAGADWIGLE; encoded by the coding sequence ATGGAAAGAAGAAAATTCGGCAGCACGGATATGGAAGTGAGCATCCTGGGCTTCGGCGGCGCGGAGATCGGCTTCGAGGGAGCCGACGCGGCGACGGTGGAGCGGCTGCTCGGCAGCGCGCTGGATGCCGGCTTGAATATGCTCGACACGGCGGAATGCTATAAGGACAGCGAAGAGTTGATCGGGAAGACGATCGCGCATCGGCGGAACGAATATTATTTATTCACCAAATGCGGACATGCCTCCGGTCTCGAGGGCAACGATTGGGATCCGAAGATGCTGGCCGCCAGCATCGATCGGAGCTTGAAGCGGCTGAAGACGGACTACGTCGACGTCGTTCATCTGCACAGCTGCAACGAGGAGACGCTTCGGCAGGGCGACGTCATCGACGTGCTGAAGCGCGCGAAGGAGCAGGGCAAGACCCGCTACATCGGTTACAGCGGCGACCATAAAGCGGCGCTCTATGCCGTGGAATGCGGCGCGTTCGATTCGCTCGAGACGTCGATCAACATCGCCGATCAAGAGGCGATCGAGCTGACGCTGCCGAAGGCGAGAGAACGAGGCATGGGCGTCATCGCGAAGCGGCCGATCGCCAACGCGTCCTGGAAGTACTACAGCTTCCCGAGCGTGCAGTACCATCAGGCGTACTGGGAGCGGCTGCAGAAGCTGCAGTACGATTTCTTGAAGGCGCCGATGCAGGAGGTCGTTTCGACGGCGCTGCGCTTTACGCTGGCGCAGCAGGGCGTCTGCACGGCGATCGTCGGTACGGCGAAGCCGGACCGCTGGGTCGAGAACGCGACGCTCGTAGCGCAAGGCCGGTTGCCGGAGGAGACGGTGCAAGCGATTCGCCGCCGCTGGTCGGAGGTCGCCGGCGCCGACTGGATCGGGTTGGAATAA